In Vibrio sp. 10N, the following proteins share a genomic window:
- a CDS encoding ABC transporter permease subunit: MGFDFQYMLELMPILLKYLGTTMEMAVWGLLFSLILSVILANIRVFKIPVLDQLSQLYISFFRGTPLLVQLFLLYYGLPQIFPWMVGLNAFSAAVIGLTLHFAAYMAESIRAAIIGIDRSQMEASLSVGMTTSQAMRRIILPQATRVALPSLMNYFIDMIKSTSLAFTLGVAEIMAKAQMEASSSFRFFEAFLAVALIYWGVVLVLTRVQLWAEQRLNKAYQR; this comes from the coding sequence ATGGGATTTGATTTTCAATATATGCTGGAGCTGATGCCGATACTGCTCAAGTATCTTGGCACTACGATGGAAATGGCAGTATGGGGACTGTTGTTCTCTCTGATCTTGTCGGTCATCTTAGCGAATATTCGTGTTTTCAAGATCCCTGTCCTCGATCAGCTCAGTCAGCTGTATATCAGTTTTTTCCGCGGCACCCCACTTTTGGTGCAGCTGTTCTTACTTTACTACGGTCTGCCACAAATTTTCCCGTGGATGGTCGGACTAAATGCATTTAGCGCCGCCGTCATCGGTTTAACACTCCACTTCGCCGCTTACATGGCAGAAAGTATTCGTGCTGCCATCATCGGCATTGATCGCAGCCAGATGGAAGCGAGCTTGTCTGTGGGTATGACAACTAGCCAAGCCATGCGCCGCATTATTTTACCTCAGGCGACCCGTGTCGCTTTGCCATCGCTGATGAACTATTTCATCGACATGATCAAATCGACATCGTTGGCCTTTACGCTCGGCGTGGCTGAAATCATGGCCAAGGCTCAAATGGAAGCATCATCCAGCTTCCGCTTCTTTGAAGCTTTCTTGGCCGTGGCTCTGATCTACTGGGGCGTAGTGTTAGTGCTTACTCGCGTGCAACTGTGGGCTGAACAAAGATTGAACAAGGCATATCAACGATGA